DNA sequence from the Geobacter sp. AOG2 genome:
CGCTCCCCTCCAGAAAGGTGATGAAGAACATCATCATGAAGATGACCGGCACGAACACCAGTACGAAACCGACTCCGGAGATGACCCCCTCGGTGGCCAGTGAGACCGTCCAGTCCGGGGCGCCCACCAGCCCCAGGACGATGGTCGTCCAATGCTTGAAGGGGCCGCCGGCCATGTCGCCGATCCAGTCGCCGAAGGGCTTGGAAAGGTCGAAGGTCAGCTTGAACACCAGCCACATGGCGGCCAGGAAGATCGGGATGCCGAGGAAGCGGTTGAGCACCACCCGGTCGATCCGTTCGGTCAGCTCGACCCGGCGCCCCTCCTTCCTGAAGAGCACCTCGCGGGCCAGCCCGGCGGCCTGGGAGTAGCGGGCGTCGGCCATGACCGCCTCCAGGTCTTCCCCGTGCCCCCGGCGCAGGTGGTGGAAGATCTCCTCCGGCAGGGCGTCCTGGGCCAGGTTGGTCTCCCGGCGCAACCGCTCGTCGCCCTCCATGAGCCTGAGCAGCAGCCAGCGTTCCGGGTACAGGCCGAACAGGGCGGGGTGCTCCCGGCGCAGGGTGTCGCCCAGCAGGGCCACGGCGGTCTCGATGTCGTCGCCGTAGTTGAGGGTGCGCGGCGCATGTTCCGCCGGGCGCGCGGCCGTCTCCAGCACCCTGTCCAGGAGTTCCGCCAGGCCGTTCTTCCGGGTGGCCGAGGTGGGCACCACGCCGACGCCCAGCATCGTTTCCATGTCCCCGATGTTGAACCGGTACCCCTTGGCCGTGGCCTCGTCGTAGATGTTCAGCGCCATGACCACCGGGATGCCCAGCTCCATGAGCTGCACCGTCAGGTACAGGTTGCGCTCCAGGTTGGTGGCGTCCACCACGTTGACGATCAGGTCGGGCCGCTGCTTCACCAGGTAGTCCCGGGCGATGATCTCCTCCTGGGTGTAGGGGGAGAGGGAGTAGGTGCCGGGGAGGTCAACCAGCCGGATCTTCCGGCCGTTGTGCTCGAACAGGGCCTCCTTCTTTTCCACGGTCACGCCGGGCCAGTTGCCCACCTGCAGCCGCGTGCCGGCAATGGCGTTGATCAGCGTGGACTTGCCCACGTTGGGGTTGCCCGCCACGGCCACCACGAGAGGGCGCGCCTCCGCGGGGGAAACGGCGTCGCGGCCGGTGTTCCGCGTCTCTTCCGTCATGGCGCCACCTCCACTTCGATCCCTTCCGCCTCCTTCTTGCGCAGGGAAAGGTTGTATCCCTTGATGGTCACCTCCATGGGGTCCCCCAGGGGGGCCATCTTTTCCACCCTGACCAGCTCGCCGGCCAGCACCCCCATGTCCATCAGCCGCCGCTTCATGGGGCCGACAGCCGTCCCGATGCGCACGATCCTCCCCTGCTGCCCCGGTTTCATCATTGCCAGATGCATCACCTACCTCCGTATCTTTATTTTCATGGCCACGCCGCGATCGACGGCAATTCGCGATTCATCCACCTTCAGGAGCACCAGGCTGCCGCTGTTGTTCAGCATCTCCACCTGCTTGCCGACCCTGAGGCCCATATCCTCCACCCGCACGTCACCCGGTTTGCGCTCCTCTTTGCACCGGCATCCGCCGCACTCCGGCGTGCACTGTCCCACCTCGACGATCTCGCCCCGTTCCCCGGGGCCCATCAGTCCCAACGGCATCATCGGCATGACTTCCTTTCCTTGTTAAAACTTGAGCACCACTCCGTAGAGCAGGGCCAGATCGTCCTCGGGTCTGGTGAGCCCGACCTTGACGCCGGCATCCACATCCAGGAATTCGGCGACCTCGTACCGGGCGCCGACCAGGCCATAGCTGCACAATTCGCTGGTCGACCGCTCCTGGGTCGTGGACAGGCCGAAGTCGGTCACCAGCGTCAGTCCCTTCATGACCTGCGCCTCGCCGGCCAGGGAGCCGAACCAGAGGTCGGAGCGGTTCTCCTCCCGCTGCAGGTCGGTGCGGAAGCCGTGGTGCTCGTAGCCCACATTGGCGTGGAGCAGGTACGTCCCCTCCAGGAATTCCCTGGTGGCGATGAGCGTGCCGCCGGCGCCCCAGCGGCCGTCCGAGAGCCCGGCGCCGTACTTGCCGGTGGGCAGGATGACGGTCGGCTTGACGGCCAGGCTCAGCCCCTCGTGCTCGAAGAAGCGGTACTTCAGCTCCAGGGTCATGTCGCCGAAGCCGTCGTTGGTCCCGGCCAGTTGGCCGTCTTCCCTGACCCGCTCGCTGAAGAGGTAGGGAACCGCCAGGGACACGCCCAGATCCCTGGTGACGCCGGTGGTGATCTTCATCTCGCCGTCGAAGGCCTCGCTGCGCGTGGAGACCCCGTTATCCGACTCCTTGTCGCAGGTATAGCCGCCGTTCAGCTCCACCTCGGCATGGCGTGGCTCCACGGTCCCGGTATCGTCCGTGACGAGCGGCGGGCCGGCAAAGGACGGTGCCGCTCCCAGGGCCACCGCGGCCGACAGCGCCGCCGCCGCGATCCCCCGCCGCATGGTGTTCCCCCTGGTGTTCTTCCCCTTGGTGATGGTGGTCTCAGACATCGTTCCTTCCTCCTGTGTGGTTGATGATATGCATACATTTCAGGCATTCGCGGAGCGTGCAGACCCCGCAGGCGTGGTGCATGAAGACCGGGATGTCGTTGGCCCGCGCCGCCGTCACGGCCTCGTTTCTGGCCCGGTGGGATACCTTGTTGGTGAAGATCACCACGGCATCGGCGTGTTTCAGTTTCGCGGCAATGCCGTTTTGGGCGGTGGTGAAGACGCTCAACTGCACGCCGGCCCGCTCGGCCTCCCTCAGGTACTGCGGCTCCAGGCGGTCCATCCCGCCGATCAGCACAACGCTCATGGTCCTCTCCTTTTTTCGTGTAATAGATATTGATAATCGTTATCAATATGAGAGCAAAAAAGAGGGGCGGTGACGCCCTTTTTGCTGTGTATGGTCAGTTCAACTGTTCCGGATTCTCAACGGTGAGATGAATGTTCGCAAAGCGTCGGGTACGACAGGGGGGCGGACTTCCGCCGCCGGTTGTCCGCTGCGGGGCGTTACCGTGGCCGGCACACCCGGCGCGTATCCCGCCCGGTCCGGATATGCGGGACTCCCTGTGTGGCGAACCATGCGTGCCGTTTCCTCTGCGTGGGGTAGTGGTGGTGCCGGTGCCGTCTGATTTGATATTGAAAACTGAAATCAATATACGGATCGACATCCGGGCTGTCAAGCATAAAAAAAGCAGGGTGCGGAAAAAATCCGCCGGCCGGACCGTTCCGCGCAACAGCCACAAAACTATTGCACACTCTCAACACGGTTGTAATCTTTCCCTGCTACATATAGCAAACATGAGAGCCTACAAAGCAGACCTGCACGTCCATTCGAGCCACTCCAACAAGCCCACCTACTGGGCGATGCGCAAGTTCAACTGCCCCGAAAGCTACACCTCTCCCGAGTACCTCTACCAGACCGCCAGAAGCCGGGGGATGGATTTCGTCACCATCAGCGACCACAACAGCATCAACGGCGCACTGGAGATCGCCCATCTGCCGGGGGCGTTCGTCAGTTCGGAGATCACCGCCTACTTTCCCGAAAATGACTGCAAGGTCCATGTGGTGGTGCTGCACATCACCGAAGCCCAGTTCCGCCAGATCATGGAGCTGCGCAAAAACATCTACGAGATGGTGGCCTACCTCCACCGGGAGGGGATCGCCCACTTCCTGGCCCATCCGCTCTATGCCCAGAACGACAAGCTGACCACCGCCATCATCGAGAAATCCCTGGTGCTCTTCACCACCTTCGAGGTCAGAAACGGCTGCCGGGCGCGGCGGTTCAACGCCTTTACCGAGCAGATCGTCGCCGGGCTCGACCGCGAGACCCTGGAGCTGCTCGCCGACCGGCATGATGTACGGCCCTACGGCCCGACACCCTGGATCAAGGGGATGGTGGGAGGGTCGGACGACCACGGCGGGCTGTTCATCAGCCGGGCCCATACGGCCGTCGACGGCGCCGACGACGTGGACGGGTTCATCCAGGGCATAAAGGCGGGGCGAAGCCGCGCCGAAGGCGATAACGGCGGCCCCCTGACCATGGCCCACAGCATGTACGGCATCGCCCACAGCTTCTACCGGGAGCGCTTCGGCGAACGCCGCCGCAGTTCGACCCCCTTCATCAGCGCCCTGATGAATCGTTTCTTCAATGTCGGTTCGGCCAGGGAGTCCTTCGTGGAAAAGATCAGGCTGTTCATCCTGAAGAACATCCCCGAATCCCGGAGCCACCGCGACCGGAGTTTCGAGGAGGTCCTGGACCGGGAGGCCCGGGTGCTGCTGAACGACGGCGTGTTCCTGGCCACCCTCAAGGGCGCGGACCAGAACCGCACCATCTTCGCCGTGACCAGCTATCTGGCCAACCGGATGATCTATATCTACACCAACCGCCTGATGTCCCTGCCGCTCTCCGCCGGTTTCTTCGACTACGTCACCACCCTCTCCACCATCGGCCTGGTGCACCTCCTGGTGACGCCGTATTACCTGGCCTTCCACCACCAGCACAAAGGCAAGGATATCATGCGCGGCCTCAGGGAAACCTTCCCCGATGCCGGCGCCGGGGAAGGGGACGAGAAGATCGCCCTGTTCACCGACACCCTGGACGAGATCAACGGGGTGGCGATTACCATACGCCGCCTGATCCAGACCGCCCGCAACCGGGGTGTCGCGTTGACGGTGATCACCGCCGGCGCCGCCGACGCACCGATCCCCGAAGGGGTCAAACGGTTCGAGTCGGTGGGCGATTTCGTGCTGCCGGAATATCCCGAACTGAAGCTCTCCTTCCCGCCGATCCTGGACGTCATGGACTACATCGAGCAGGGGGGCTTCACCCGCATCCACGTGAGCACGCCCGGAACCGTCGGCCTGCTGGGGCTCCTGATCGGCCGGATCATGGATATCCCGGTGGCCGGGACCTATCACACCGACATCCCCCAGTACGTGCGCAGCCTGACCAACGACGAATTCCTGGAACAGGCGGCCTGGAGCTACATGATCTGGTTCTACAACCAGATGGAAGAGGTCATGGTGCCGTCCAACGGCACCAGGCAGCAGCTCCTGTCCCGCGGTCTGGCTGAGGAAAAGATGAAGCCGTTGCCGCGCTGGGTGGACACGGAACAGTTCACGCCGGTCAGGCGCAAGGCGGATTTCTGGACCGGGCGCGGCATCCCGGAAGGGATCAGGCTCCTGTACGTGGGGCGGGTATCGCGGGAAAAGGCGCTGGAGCTTTTGGCGGAAACCTTCCGCGACCTGATCGACTCCGGCTTCGAGGCCTCGCTGGTGATCGTCGGCGACGGACCGTACCGCCGGGAGATGGAGGCGTATCTGAAGGGGTATCCGGTCTATTTTACCGGCTATCTGGCGGGCGAGGAGTTGCAGGACGGGTACGCCTCGGCCGACCTGTTCGTCTTCCCCAGCGCCACCGATACCTTCGGCAATGTGGTCCTGGAGGCCCAGTCCTCGGGGTTGCCGGTGATCGTCTCCGATGCCGGCGGTCCGAAAGAGCTGATGGTGGACGGCGAGACCGGCGTGGTCTTCAGCGCCGGCAACGGCGCGGGACTGGCCGACGCCATCAGGTATTTCCTCACCAACCGGTCGGTGCTGGCCGAAATGAGCCGCAACGCCCGAAGCTTTACCCTGCTCAAGGCCCCCGACAGCGGCGACGTCTACAATACCATCCTCCAGAGCGGCCGGGCGGCCTGACGGCAGATCGAGTTTTTCACCCGTAGTTCCTCCCCCTGTTATGCCGGGACAGACGTTCTTGTCCCGGCGATTTTTTTTGCCCCGATTGCCGCTTTCCTACCGGAGCCGCTTGTTCGCCACCACCGCCGATCCGGGCAGGCTCTTGGCGGCCTTTTTGACTTCGGTGGCCAGGGAGGCGAGCTGGGCGTAGGAGTTGATCGGCATCAGGAGGGTATTGACGATGCCGATGGAGAGGGAGAGCAGCCCGAAGGTCTCCTGTTCGCCTTTTCTGTTGACGGCGTTGTAGCACTTCGCCCCGTAATCCGCATCGCCGTGAAAGAGCGGCAGGTGGCCTTCGAATTCCCTGACGATCTCGTTCACCAGTATTTGGGCGCCGTGGGGAGGGGTTATGAGGATGAAATCGTCGCCGCCGATATGGCCGTAAAAAATGTTGTCGTTCGTGGGGGAGCGCTTCACGACGCGTTCCGTAATTTCGGCCAGGGCCTTGATGACCACGTCCCCCCGCTGAAAGCCGTAACAATCGTTGAAGGGCTTGAAGTTGTCGATGTCGATATAGGCGATATCGAAGGCCCTGCCGGACTCCAGATGCCCGGTGATCTCCCTTTGGATACTTGCGTTGCCCGGCAGTCCGGTCAGAGGGTTGGCCCCCTTGGCCAGGGAGATGTTGATCTCCGCCATGGCGTTCACCAGTTTTTTTACATCGACGACACCGGCATATCTCCCCGACATGGTGGCACAGATGTTGTCGATGCGCGCCAGACGGCACTCCCGCAGCTGGATGGCCCGCGCCGCCTCCTCGATGCTCGTATGGGCATCCAGGATCAGCTCGACGGGCGACATGAGATCCTTGATCCTCTTTGAATGGTTGATGTGAAAGCCGAAACCGTGCCGCCCGATCACATGCTCCTCGAGGAACGTCGCCCGGTTGAGGATACCGACCACGCCGCCGTTTTCCACCACCGGCAGGACGAGCAGTTCCCGGTCGTTCTGGAAGCGGCTCAATGCGGCCGGAATCGTATCCGAGGGGGCCACGGGAAGCGGGTGGAGCAGGATCTCGCCCAGGTGTTCCGCCAGCGCCGCCGGAGAGGCGGGCGGGGAACTCGCCAGGGGAAGCGGAAGCGGCCCCGTCTCCGTCCCTGCCGGGCCCGGGTTCGCGGTTCCGCCGGTGGAGGCGTCCCGTGCGGGCAGGGCCGTCCCGGTACGGATGAAATCCTCGAAGAGGTGCGCTTCGAGCGGCCTGGAGTAGAAGAACCCCTGTATCTCCCGGCATTTTCTCCTTTTGAAGTATTCAAGCTGTTCCGCCGTTTCCACCCCCTCGGCCACAACCGCAAGGTGCAGGGAGTTGGCCATGGCAATGATGGCGTCCACAAGTGCGGCATCATCGCTCCGGGAAACGATCTCGCTGACGAACGACCGGTCGATCTTGATCTTGTCGATGGGCAGGTGTTTGAGATAGGAGAGGGACGAGTAGCCGGTGCCGAAATCGTCGATCGATATGGTGATCCCTTTCTCCTTGAGCTTGAGCAGTTTGGTGACCGTGTCGTCCATGTCGCCCATCAGGGCGCTTTCGGTAAGCTCCAGTTCCAGATTTTCGGGGGCGAACCCGGTTTGCAGCAGGATGGCCAGGACCTTCTCCACAAACAGGTTGTCGCGCAGTTGGCGTGTGGAGATGTTGACCGAAACCTGCAAAGGGGGGAGGCCTGCATCCTGCCAGGATCTGCACTGGCTGCACGCCGACCTGAGCGCCCATTCGCCGAGCTTCACGATCATCCCGTTTTCTTCGGCAATGGGGATGAACTTGGCGGGGGATATGACGCCCGATCCGGGACGTTTCCAGCGCAGAAGGGCCTCCATACCCGTGACGTTGCCGCTCTCGACGGAGACTTTCGGCTGATAGCAGAGGTAGAACTCGTTGTCCTCGATGCCCCGCAGCATGCTGGCCTCGATCTGGTGCCGTTCGAAGGCCCTGCTGTTCAACTCCCCGGAAAAGAACTGGAAGCGGTTGGCGGCCTCCTGTTCGCGGGCCTGATTCATGGCGATGTGGGCGTTCTGCAGCAAGATATCCGTCGTGAAGCCGTCTGCCGGGAAGCAGGCCACTCCCATGGCCGCGGTCACCATCATCTCCCCCTGGGGCAGGGCCACCGGTTCGCTGAACATGGTCTGGAGTTTGCTCAAGATGGTTGCAATATCCGGTTCCTGCACCAACCCGCCCAGCACGATGACGAATTCGTCGCGGCTGATGCGCGCGACGGTATCGCTTTGGCGCAGCAGCGCCTGGAAACGTTCCGCAAGCGCCCTGGCTATGTCCCTGCTTCCTCCGTGCCCGAATGCATCCACGATGCTGGTGACGCCGGACAAGCCGATGTAGATGATGGCGGAGCTGCGGTGCTCCCGGCTGCCGAGGGCAATGATCTGGTTGAGCCGGTCCATGAGGAGGTTCTGGTTGGGGAGGCCGGTTTCGGCATCATAGTAGACCAGTTGCTGGATTTCTTCTTCGGCCCTGATCCGCTCGGTAATATCGCGGACAATGGTTATGGCGCATTTCTCGCCGTTCAGCGTGACCAGGCGGGCCGACAGTATCCCGGTGACCAGTGCGCCGTTCTTTTTCCTGAAGGTGGCGGTCTGGTTGTCGACCGAGCCGTGGCGCTCCAGCAATGCCGCAAGTTCAAACTGGTCTTCGGGATTTTTCCAGAGCCTGATGTGGCGCGGCGTCTTGCCGATGACTTCGGCTTCGCCGTAACCGCTCATCAGGGAAAATCCCTCGTTCACATGGATGAAGGCGCCGTCGCTCAACCTGTTGATGTTGATGGAATCGGGGGAGATCTGGAAGGCCTTGTAGAACAGGTCGCGGGAGAGCTGTACCTCTCCGGTGTAATGCCTGATCAGGACATAGAGCAGAGCGGAGGTCAATACGACAAAGAGGCTGCCCTCGAACAGCACGAACGTAAGGGGGTGTGCCGCTTTCAGCACCATCGGGTTGGAAGCCATGATCAGGCCCACAGCCATGGCCGCATACAGGATGACGATCCTGCCGGGGGAAAGTATCAAGAATGTGGAGCCGTTTTCATTCATGGGGACCCCGTGGTGAAGAGAGGTTGATGCCGTGCCGTGCACGCTGAGTCGAATGGGCCGGCTCCTGCCGTAGCATAACATTCGATGGTGACAAGGGTGTTACGGCCCTGTTGCGTTTTTGTGCTAAATGCGCCCTGGTTTTTCCTGCATTTGCGATGACAGGCCGGTCCGGGAGGTTTGTCCCAAACGTGCAACATCTCGGTTGGCATGCCGGTACGGGCTGCCCGGCGCCACGTCCGCCGGTTCATATCCGGTTCCGGCCAAAGCCGGCGGACCCCGTTTCCCCGATCGGCCTTTACATCCGGAACCGGCTCCGGGAGCCGTTCCCCAGGGCAAGGGACCTCTTCCCTTCTTCTCTCCCCGCCGTCCCCGGCAGATTTTTCACAACCGCAACGCATTCTTCATCAACTGTTTCCAATCCGCACCCCGGATGTAACGTCGCCATGCTTTACTGCCGAAAGCTTGCACGAGAGATCAGGAGGCGACATGAAACCCGTTTCGTCAAAGACCAGCCCGGTAAAAGAGGCCCACCCCGTACTTGTTTCGGCAGCGACCATGGCCCATGGCTTCATGCGTTCCATGGCCATCAAGCCCTATGCGCCGAAAAACCGCCGCCGCGAGTTCGGCCTGATGAAGAGCTTCCACAGCATGCACAGCATCCGCTGCCAGGTGTTCCGCGAAAAGAGCGCCGGATCGATGCCGACCATCGTGATCGCCGGTTTCGTGCCCGACGCCACGGAGACGATTGAATTCCAGCGCCCGCTTTTGCGCAGGCACGGCAGCATCTACTATCTCAACTATCCCCGCAACGGCTTCTCGGTGGAGATGTTTTCCGCCCAGTTGTCCGACCTGATCGACGATATCCACGCCAGGGGGAACAAGCCGCTGATCATGAGCATCAGCTTCGGTTCCGGCCTGCTGGTGGATTTTCTCAGGCGGGCCGACGAGCATATCCACGAAAAGATCCGCGGCCTGCTCCTGGTCAGCCCGGTGATCTGCACCGACGACCTGATCCGTCCCAAGGGCGAGAAACGCGACGGCATCCGTTTTCTGGAGAGCAGCCTGCAGAAGATCATCACCGCCGATCCGGCCAAACAGGATGAACTGGAGAAACAGGTGGAGCGTTCGCGCCGCTGTTTCCAGGCCCTGTTCGCCGCCGGCGCCGAAAACCGGGTATTGAGCAGCAAGCATCTGGCGATCCGCCGCAAGATCATGGACGTACTGGCCCATACCTCGGCCCTGGGGGGATACGAGCGGGTCAAGGCGTTGCGGGAGCTTGAGTTCCCCGCGCTCGCCGGTTCGGTCTTCGCCGGCCCGGTTCTGGCGCTTATGGCCGAGAACGAGGAGGATATCCTGGTGCCGCGGTCGCCGACCCTCGCCCTTTTTGCCGATTCGGAGCGCTATACCAGGCTGTTCCCCAACTGCCGGGTGAAGAAGGTCATCTCCAAGAACGAGGGTGACAACGTGCCCCATGCCTCCATGATCTTTCACTACGACGCCTACAATCCCCTGCTGGAAAGCTGGTACAGCAAACTTTCGGCGCCGCTTCTGCAGATGGCGGTCTAAATGGCTCTCATCCGACGCGCATTGTGGACGCCGCCCCTGCAAGGGCTGATCAGGCATTCGGCCGCCCTCCGCGCCCAACGCTTTTTGGAGCGCGACCCCCTGTCGGCCCAGCGGGCCATCTTTCAGCGGCTCGTCTGCGCGGCGGACGGGACGCGCTTCGGCCGCGACCACGACTTTCCGGTCCTGGCGCGTCTCCCCTATGACCAGGCATACGACCGGTTCCGGCAGCGGGTGCCGATCCGCACCTACCAGGATTTCTGGGACGAATACTTCCAGGCCGGTTGCCGCACCGGTATCGACGGCAAAAAGCGCATCCGCCTGGAGGATGTCACCTGGCCCGGCAGGATGAGCATGTTCTGCGAGACCTCCGGCACCACCGCGCCGACCAAGTACATCCCCTTTTCCGGCCAGATGTTCGACGAAAACCGCCGGGCGGCCACGGACATGATCGCCTGCTATCTCGCCGCCCAGAGCACATCGCGCATCGGTTCCGGCAAGATCCTCTACATGTCCGGTTCCACCGAGCTGAACGACATGGGCGACGGCATCTGCTCCGGCGACATGAGCGCCATCACGCTCCGTTTTCGCCCGCGCTGGCTGAATCCCTTCGTGGAGCCACAGGCGCACGTTTCCGTCCTTCCTTGGGAAGAGAAGCTTCAGGCCATGGCCGAACTGCTGATCAACGACCCGGACATCCGGGTCATCTCCGGCGTGCCTCCCTGGATCATCCTGCTCCTGAAGCGCTGCGCCGAACTGGGCGGCAGGCCGCTTGGCGAACTGCTGCCGCACCTGGAGTTGATCATCCACGGCGGCACCAGCATCAAGCCCTATCGCAGCGAGTTCGAGGCGCTCTTCGACGGCCGGCTCCCCAATCTTCTGGAACTGTTGCCTTCCTCCGAGGCCTTCATGGCCTTTCAGCAGCAGGGCGATGAACAGATGCGCCTGACCCCTTTTTACGGTGCGTTCTTCGAGTTCGTGCGCTTCGAGGATCTGGACGGGCAGGGGCGGCCGCCGAGGGATGCCGAAGCGATTCCGTTGGAACAGGTGCAGGTGGGACAGCGCTACGCCGTGATCCTCAGCACCTGCTCCGGGTTGTGGCGCTACCACATCGGCGACACCATCCGCTTTACCTCGCTCGCGCCGCATTTCATCGAGTTCACCGGCCGGGACCGTTTTCTGGACAAGCTGGAGGAAAAGGTGACCCAGGGGGAGGTGGAACGGGCCATTGCGGAGTTGAACGACTTCGGAAGGTGGAACGTGCGG
Encoded proteins:
- a CDS encoding transporter; translated protein: MSETTITKGKNTRGNTMRRGIAAAALSAAVALGAAPSFAGPPLVTDDTGTVEPRHAEVELNGGYTCDKESDNGVSTRSEAFDGEMKITTGVTRDLGVSLAVPYLFSERVREDGQLAGTNDGFGDMTLELKYRFFEHEGLSLAVKPTVILPTGKYGAGLSDGRWGAGGTLIATREFLEGTYLLHANVGYEHHGFRTDLQREENRSDLWFGSLAGEAQVMKGLTLVTDFGLSTTQERSTSELCSYGLVGARYEVAEFLDVDAGVKVGLTRPEDDLALLYGVVLKF
- a CDS encoding EAL domain-containing protein, producing MNENGSTFLILSPGRIVILYAAMAVGLIMASNPMVLKAAHPLTFVLFEGSLFVVLTSALLYVLIRHYTGEVQLSRDLFYKAFQISPDSININRLSDGAFIHVNEGFSLMSGYGEAEVIGKTPRHIRLWKNPEDQFELAALLERHGSVDNQTATFRKKNGALVTGILSARLVTLNGEKCAITIVRDITERIRAEEEIQQLVYYDAETGLPNQNLLMDRLNQIIALGSREHRSSAIIYIGLSGVTSIVDAFGHGGSRDIARALAERFQALLRQSDTVARISRDEFVIVLGGLVQEPDIATILSKLQTMFSEPVALPQGEMMVTAAMGVACFPADGFTTDILLQNAHIAMNQAREQEAANRFQFFSGELNSRAFERHQIEASMLRGIEDNEFYLCYQPKVSVESGNVTGMEALLRWKRPGSGVISPAKFIPIAEENGMIVKLGEWALRSACSQCRSWQDAGLPPLQVSVNISTRQLRDNLFVEKVLAILLQTGFAPENLELELTESALMGDMDDTVTKLLKLKEKGITISIDDFGTGYSSLSYLKHLPIDKIKIDRSFVSEIVSRSDDAALVDAIIAMANSLHLAVVAEGVETAEQLEYFKRRKCREIQGFFYSRPLEAHLFEDFIRTGTALPARDASTGGTANPGPAGTETGPLPLPLASSPPASPAALAEHLGEILLHPLPVAPSDTIPAALSRFQNDRELLVLPVVENGGVVGILNRATFLEEHVIGRHGFGFHINHSKRIKDLMSPVELILDAHTSIEEAARAIQLRECRLARIDNICATMSGRYAGVVDVKKLVNAMAEINISLAKGANPLTGLPGNASIQREITGHLESGRAFDIAYIDIDNFKPFNDCYGFQRGDVVIKALAEITERVVKRSPTNDNIFYGHIGGDDFILITPPHGAQILVNEIVREFEGHLPLFHGDADYGAKCYNAVNRKGEQETFGLLSLSIGIVNTLLMPINSYAQLASLATEVKKAAKSLPGSAVVANKRLR
- a CDS encoding FeoA family protein, producing MHLAMMKPGQQGRIVRIGTAVGPMKRRLMDMGVLAGELVRVEKMAPLGDPMEVTIKGYNLSLRKKEAEGIEVEVAP
- a CDS encoding DUF2325 domain-containing protein, translating into MSVVLIGGMDRLEPQYLREAERAGVQLSVFTTAQNGIAAKLKHADAVVIFTNKVSHRARNEAVTAARANDIPVFMHHACGVCTLRECLKCMHIINHTGGRNDV
- a CDS encoding FeoA family protein — its product is MMPLGLMGPGERGEIVEVGQCTPECGGCRCKEERKPGDVRVEDMGLRVGKQVEMLNNSGSLVLLKVDESRIAVDRGVAMKIKIRR
- a CDS encoding glycosyltransferase is translated as MRAYKADLHVHSSHSNKPTYWAMRKFNCPESYTSPEYLYQTARSRGMDFVTISDHNSINGALEIAHLPGAFVSSEITAYFPENDCKVHVVVLHITEAQFRQIMELRKNIYEMVAYLHREGIAHFLAHPLYAQNDKLTTAIIEKSLVLFTTFEVRNGCRARRFNAFTEQIVAGLDRETLELLADRHDVRPYGPTPWIKGMVGGSDDHGGLFISRAHTAVDGADDVDGFIQGIKAGRSRAEGDNGGPLTMAHSMYGIAHSFYRERFGERRRSSTPFISALMNRFFNVGSARESFVEKIRLFILKNIPESRSHRDRSFEEVLDREARVLLNDGVFLATLKGADQNRTIFAVTSYLANRMIYIYTNRLMSLPLSAGFFDYVTTLSTIGLVHLLVTPYYLAFHHQHKGKDIMRGLRETFPDAGAGEGDEKIALFTDTLDEINGVAITIRRLIQTARNRGVALTVITAGAADAPIPEGVKRFESVGDFVLPEYPELKLSFPPILDVMDYIEQGGFTRIHVSTPGTVGLLGLLIGRIMDIPVAGTYHTDIPQYVRSLTNDEFLEQAAWSYMIWFYNQMEEVMVPSNGTRQQLLSRGLAEEKMKPLPRWVDTEQFTPVRRKADFWTGRGIPEGIRLLYVGRVSREKALELLAETFRDLIDSGFEASLVIVGDGPYRREMEAYLKGYPVYFTGYLAGEELQDGYASADLFVFPSATDTFGNVVLEAQSSGLPVIVSDAGGPKELMVDGETGVVFSAGNGAGLADAIRYFLTNRSVLAEMSRNARSFTLLKAPDSGDVYNTILQSGRAA
- the feoB gene encoding ferrous iron transport protein B, with protein sequence MTEETRNTGRDAVSPAEARPLVVAVAGNPNVGKSTLINAIAGTRLQVGNWPGVTVEKKEALFEHNGRKIRLVDLPGTYSLSPYTQEEIIARDYLVKQRPDLIVNVVDATNLERNLYLTVQLMELGIPVVMALNIYDEATAKGYRFNIGDMETMLGVGVVPTSATRKNGLAELLDRVLETAARPAEHAPRTLNYGDDIETAVALLGDTLRREHPALFGLYPERWLLLRLMEGDERLRRETNLAQDALPEEIFHHLRRGHGEDLEAVMADARYSQAAGLAREVLFRKEGRRVELTERIDRVVLNRFLGIPIFLAAMWLVFKLTFDLSKPFGDWIGDMAGGPFKHWTTIVLGLVGAPDWTVSLATEGVISGVGFVLVFVPVIFMMMFFITFLEGSGYMARAAFVMDRAMHAMGLHGKSFIPLLLGFGCNVPGIYATRTLENQRDKVLTALLIPLMSCGARLPVYVLFVGVFFPNNPGTVIWSLYVMGIALAIAMGVVFKRTLFRGEAPMFIMELPPYRMPSFTSLCLHTWEKGKHFLIKAGTYIFAVSIFVWFLLNLPWGVEHKKDSYLGQAGQVMAPVLSPLGFGTWQAASSLITGVIAKEIVVGTMGEIYAPRKEEEKKPEASFGEDLREIAVSFGKAAGESVANVVSTFGVSSLAADEKEDRGPLKATIRQTFTPLSAYAFMVFVLLYMPCVVVAIAMRQEFGGWKWFGVAFAYQSVLAWGMAMIVYQGGRLLGLGV
- a CDS encoding alpha/beta hydrolase yields the protein MKPVSSKTSPVKEAHPVLVSAATMAHGFMRSMAIKPYAPKNRRREFGLMKSFHSMHSIRCQVFREKSAGSMPTIVIAGFVPDATETIEFQRPLLRRHGSIYYLNYPRNGFSVEMFSAQLSDLIDDIHARGNKPLIMSISFGSGLLVDFLRRADEHIHEKIRGLLLVSPVICTDDLIRPKGEKRDGIRFLESSLQKIITADPAKQDELEKQVERSRRCFQALFAAGAENRVLSSKHLAIRRKIMDVLAHTSALGGYERVKALRELEFPALAGSVFAGPVLALMAENEEDILVPRSPTLALFADSERYTRLFPNCRVKKVISKNEGDNVPHASMIFHYDAYNPLLESWYSKLSAPLLQMAV